The proteins below are encoded in one region of Panulirus ornatus isolate Po-2019 chromosome 31, ASM3632096v1, whole genome shotgun sequence:
- the LOC139758766 gene encoding uncharacterized protein isoform X1 translates to MRVQWKGEGQHPGRSEEGGRGVRRRRRRCGGAGLATRRAPPHPTISIVVALLCVVCEWGATQHLSRVPAAQVTVTNPGERGLIPAQPYWPPTIPPPTRQLPTPSTPTSPKHARAHLSKIESGVRVQDHGHRKAPAGATQLTPTVEFAALRPHPLHEVFVDKPDQSIGVGWTLPEGLATQPSVVRSGHQSTTVSSNATSQETLDLSRTSKTDANGLHLLINTSSSDTPLGVRGETATSKLKSWLGEFREPAATVHSPFTNSGQFPKPKSSQENDQGNTKEGNQTLEHQSILAEQLDDGATTDPTVAITRARTASGIITVPKHNSPTPMTKPAETFPQVQDPVAPLGLGVRGMAPHLDNKAPAQLPEAFQSFNLKFPSEQLSQFSVRETNNQTSQDSQTTTVNFSQQQQQGITVPTNFPLVSLRPHGGYLPLQHHVTQQSNVTNGSHSSSSKLHITTSWQPVTISPLPVNFLQSPANITQQLVPTTTLVSRPYRQFGRPAIQKQRPLQHHLVHRHHLPRHSQTQLPIIPKFRNAFRTPSHQISVIPQSSLGEASNNTHERLTQHKDSVSFPQRHNNTHLINNNHNLSYRQQAHDQSQGGLFGEVFELLNKKISKEEIARDYHYDDYYYDDYYYDYDYYEDHTEVEESTRPSSRPPIPTVHHTSTTNEPAFAPHARFPGRPPPAQHSRPRATLGVIPTRPRFRHPITLPPSFVPPRPGRHRTVQTSKPKEPHLPSEEGRQVRPHGALRDESSFPTLPAHNHRPSHVAASLIPSERPTYLVQDPPHAEHDLPATHRGSPPTHHTIKSENSLSSSSSGNISAQLLPQQENSGATTLSSLRHQFHQP, encoded by the coding sequence GTGTTGTGTGCGAGTGGGGAGCCACCCAACACCTGAGCCGAGTACCAGCTGCCCAGGTGACAGTCACCAACCCAGGAGAGCGAGGTCTTATACCCGCCCAGCCCTACTGGCCGCCCACCATACCTCCGCCCACCAGACAGCTCCCCACCCCTTCCACACCAACCTCGCCCAAACACGCCCGAGCCCACCTCAGTAAAATAGAGTCTGGCGTGCGGGTTCAGGACCACGGACACAGAAAGGCTCCAGCAGGCGCCACTCAGCTCACCCCCACCGTGGAGTTCGCCGCTCTCCGTCCTCACCCGCTACACGAAGTGTTTGTCGACAAACCCGACCAGTCCATTGGTGTGGGCTGGACTCTTCCTGAGGGGCTTGCTACGCAGCCTTCCGTGGTGAGAAGTGGCCACCAGTCAACCACAGTCAGTTCAAATGCTACATCACAGGAAACACTTGACCTTAGTCGTACAAGCAAGACTGATGCTAATGGCTTGCATTTGCTCATAAACACTTCGTCATCTGACACACCGCTTGGGGTCAGAGGTGAAACGGCAACGTCAAAACTTAAATCGTGGCTGGGAGAATTTCGAGAGCCGGCTGCAACTGTTCATTCCCCTTTCACTAACAGTGGACAGTTCCCAAAGCCTAAGTcatcacaagaaaatgatcagggGAATACCAAGGAAGGTAATCAAACTCTGGAACATCAAAGCATATTGGCAGAACAGCTGGACGACGGAGCTACAACAGACCCAACTGTTGCGATAACCAGAGCTAGGACAGCCTCGGGGATAATAACTGTTCCCAAACATAACAGTCCGACACCGATGACAAAACCAGCCGAGACGTTTCCCCAGGTCCAGGACCCTGTAGCACCCTTGGGTCTGGGCGTGCGTGGTATGGCTCCTCACCTGGACAACAAGGCTCCTGCACAGCTACCGGAGGCTTTTCAAAGTTTTAACCTGAAATTCCCTTCCGAACAACTGAGTCAATTCAGCGTGCGAGAGACAAACAACCAAACAAGTCAAGATAGCCAGACTACAACTGTCAActtctcacaacaacaacaacaaggaataACTGTTCCCACAAATTTTCCACTGGTTTCACTTCGGCCACATGGGGGTTACCTCCCACTCCAACACCATGTCACTCAGCAATCTAACGTGACCAACGGCTCTCATTCAAGTTCTTCCAAACTCCACATTACAACTTCATGGCAACCAGTCACTATTTCCCCATTACCCGTCAACTTCCTTCAAAGTCCGGCAAATATCACTCAGCAACTTGTACCTACCACTACCTTGGTAAGTCGCCCATATCGGCAGTTCGGTCGTCCGGCAATTCAGAAGCAGAGGCCCTTACAGCATCATCTCGTACATAGACACCATTtaccaaggcattcccaaacacAGTTACCTATAATTCCCAAGTTCAGAAATGCTTTCCGAACTCCATCCCACCAAATCAGTGTTATTCCACAGTCTTCACTTGGCGAAGCATCTAATAATACCCACGAGAGGTTGACACAACACAAGGACAGTGTATCTTTCCCTCAAAGACACAATAACACTCACCTTATTAATAATAATCACAACCTATCATACCGGCAGCAAGCTCATGACCAAAGTCAGGGTGGCCTATTTGGTGAGGTCTTTGAACTTCTCAATAAAAAAATCAGCAAAGAAGAAATAGCAAGAGATTATCATTACGATGATTATTACTACGACGATTACTATTACGATTATGATTACTACGAAGACCATACTGAGGTAGAGGAAAGTACCCGGCCGTCATCAAGACCTCCCATTCCCACTGTGCATCACACGTCCACGACCAATGAACCTGCATTTGCTCCCCATGCACGTTTTCCAGGCAGACCTCCTCCGGCACAACACTCACGCCCTCGCGCGACGCTCGGGGTAATCCCCACACGCCCTAGATTTCGTCATCCAATCACACTGCCGCCTTCTTTCGTCCCGCCACGACCTGGGCGTCACCGTACCGTCCAGACTTCGAAACCAAAGGAACCACACCTACCGTCTGAGGAGGGTCGCCAGGTGCGACCTCATGGAGCTCTAAGAGATGAATCATCTTTTCCTACGTTACCAGCTCATAATCACCGACCGTCGCATGTTGCCGCTTCACTCATACCTTCAGAACGTCCCACATATTTAGTCCAGGATCCACCACATGCCGAACATGACCTCCCTGCTACCCATCGAGGGTCACCTCCGACACATCATACTATAAAATCTGAAAATTCATTGTCATCATCTTCAAGCGGAAACATTTCTGCACAGCTTTTGCCACAGCAGGAAAATTCAGGAGCTACAACTCTGTCATCCCTGAGACACCAGTTTCACCAGCCATGA